AGAACTTATAAAAACTCAAGCTGCAAAAGATTGGAAAAAAAATATCGTAGATCTACATAAAAGACCTACGATATTTATTATTCACAAAGACTAAAACTATATAGCTTTAGCTCTTTTATTTGCTTTAATTGAAGATGTATCGTAACCAGAAAACTTTTTCATATAGTATTCAATGGTTGTACCATAACTATCTTCAAAATTATCAATTCCATAACTTCTTAAATAGTTTTTTACACTTCCAGCCCCTGCTAAATGAGCCGACGCCAAAATACCAGATTCGGTTATTAAGATACCATTAAGCCTTTTGCCAACAAAATTTTTAATATCTCTACGCAAAATCCATTTATTACGTTGTGTATTGGCTACAAATGCTTTTTCTTGAAGCTCAGGATTTTTCAAAAATAACGATGGATTGTGAATCCCAATTAATTTTAAAGTCCCTGATCCAAATTGATATTTCCCTAAATAACCTAAAGTGTTTACAACAAAATAATCGCCTCTAGATTCTTTAAATGCTAAGGCCTCTTTAAATCCTACAAAAGATTTACCTAAGAATGGAGAAATTGGTTTGTTCATGTCGTTCGACGCTAAAGCATTCTCATGAATGCTAGGGTCTTGGCTTACTGTATAATCTAACTCTAAGCCAACTGTTGAATATTTACTTAAATCTGTCGTTTTATTTGATGAAAACGACACCAACAATAGAATACATATTGTTAGAGTTAGGGTTAAGTAACTTGCAATACTTTTTCTCATAGTTTTTTAAATTTTTTCAGCAAAATCACATAGTAAAATTGCTTGAAAATTTGAGCGTGCAAAATTAGACATTTTCCTAACAATATCAAAATTAATCGTTTAACGACTTTTTTAATAGTAGAATAGATGAAATACACACCCTTTTTTGGCAAATTCTATAGTTGGAAAAGGTATTTTAATCATATTAAAAATGTCTAAAACAGACTTCAGTAATTTTGAATTTGTTTCAATATTATTCAAATTTACATCTAAACTTAAATAGAATTGACGCTGTCTATTTAAATTTGTTAACAACTGATTGTCAACATCTTTCACGCCATTAAACATACCATCAGCCCCATATCCTACAGCTAAATTCAACCATTTAGGCACGCTTTGTTCTTTAAAAAAAGAATGTAAATTAGCACTTAACCAATAAGTTTGCCCATTATAGTCCTTCAAAATCTGTTCCAAAAATCCTTTCCCTAACTTTTCCGGACTTTGAGAAGCATATTTCGTTTGATGAAATGAGAACTTTAAGGAGATGCGTTGCTCATTCCAAAGCAATTCTTGTCCAATATACAAGCCTGTACCTGATGCATTTGCTAAAATATCTCCCCAAGAAAAGCCCCATTCTTTTGAATAACCGTCTAAAATTTCGACTGTTGTTAAAAACCCAAATCCTAAAGTAGCGCCATAAATTAACTGGTCCTTCTTACTTACACCACTCCAATTTAATAACTGAGCTCCATGTTTTCCCATTTGATACGAAGTAAACACATGCCCCATTTTATCCATTTGCAGCCATTCATTATTATCATTAATGGTGTGAAATTTAGAACGCTCATAATCGGCATACCACAGTTGGTTCAAACCTAACAAGGTTAAACTTCCAATAGCTGCTTCTGTAATAATAATGGCGTTTCGTCTCGGCTTATTAAGCGTATCACTAAGTGTTAAAAATGAATCGAAATTAGATTGCGAGAAGGAAAATAATGGCAATAAAACAAAAAATAACAGGTATTTTATGACTACATATTTCACTACTTATTAATGCCTTGAGATGACAAATACTGATGGTATTCTCTAGCATTCACATTATGCTGAGATAACGTTTTTGCAAATTTATGAAATCCAAAACGCTTGGCATCGGCCGCAAAATAAAGGTATTGGTGTTTTTCATAATTTAAAACGGCATCGATAGCCGAAATATCAGGCATGGCTATAAGTCCTGGAGGCAATCCTAAGTTTTTATAGGTATTATAAGGAGACACGATATCTTTATGAATATTTAGAACACGCTTGATAATCGTATTTTTATATTCTGGCAATTGATAGGCTGCAAATTTTAAAGTAGGATCTGCTTGTAATGGCATCCCTATTCTAATTCGGTTCATATAAACACCTGCTATTCTTGGTTGTTCTGAAGCTTGTTTTGACTCCTCATAAACTATTGATGCCAATGCTATAACTTGGTCTCGTTTTAAACCAATAGCTTTGGCTTTGTCGTTTCGAGCAGCCGTCCAAAAACGATTATATTCTTTAAGCATGCGCGCTCTAAATTGCTCTGCCGAGGTATTCCAGAAAAACTCATAACTATTAGGTAAATACATGCCCAAAGCTGTCGCATTATTAAACTCATATTTTGATAAAAACGCACTATCTTTCATGGCTTTTAATAACGAAAGACTATCAGTTTCTATTTGTGTACTGATTCTTCCTGCCAACTTCTCCATTGAATCCTGATTATTAAAAGATAATTTAATTGGGAGGTTCCTACTTCTAATTGAGTTAATAATATCATTATTATTCATCCCTTTAGTTATAGCAAAACGACCTGCTTTAACATTCGTTGTGTACTTTTTTTGCTTTGCAAGCGCATCAAAAGTGTTTATATCTTTCAATAACGGTTCTAATTGCTGCCTAACATCATTATAAGTCGCATTGGTAGGCACATAAACATAGGCCGTATCATTATTAAAAGCCGTATTGGAGTTCATCATGGTATTGTAAACATAATAGGCGAAATATGCTGCAATGGCCAACCCTATAAAAACAATGGCAAGAAGTATTTTTTTAATATACATTTAATTATTTATAAGCTGAAATATAAACTCATTTTTAAATGAACCGTTAATCAAAATCCAGTCCTTTTTTAATCCTATTTTTTGAAACCCTTGTTTGGTAAAAAGTTTGATACTTATGTCATTTTCTTCTGAGACATGGCAATATAACTGATGCAATCCC
The genomic region above belongs to Mariniflexile litorale and contains:
- a CDS encoding peptidoglycan-binding protein LysM; protein product: MRKSIASYLTLTLTICILLLVSFSSNKTTDLSKYSTVGLELDYTVSQDPSIHENALASNDMNKPISPFLGKSFVGFKEALAFKESRGDYFVVNTLGYLGKYQFGSGTLKLIGIHNPSLFLKNPELQEKAFVANTQRNKWILRRDIKNFVGKRLNGILITESGILASAHLAGAGSVKNYLRSYGIDNFEDSYGTTIEYYMKKFSGYDTSSIKANKRAKAI
- a CDS encoding DUF2279 domain-containing protein, which codes for MPLFSFSQSNFDSFLTLSDTLNKPRRNAIIITEAAIGSLTLLGLNQLWYADYERSKFHTINDNNEWLQMDKMGHVFTSYQMGKHGAQLLNWSGVSKKDQLIYGATLGFGFLTTVEILDGYSKEWGFSWGDILANASGTGLYIGQELLWNEQRISLKFSFHQTKYASQSPEKLGKGFLEQILKDYNGQTYWLSANLHSFFKEQSVPKWLNLAVGYGADGMFNGVKDVDNQLLTNLNRQRQFYLSLDVNLNNIETNSKLLKSVLDIFNMIKIPFPTIEFAKKGCVFHLFYY
- the mltG gene encoding endolytic transglycosylase MltG; the encoded protein is MYIKKILLAIVFIGLAIAAYFAYYVYNTMMNSNTAFNNDTAYVYVPTNATYNDVRQQLEPLLKDINTFDALAKQKKYTTNVKAGRFAITKGMNNNDIINSIRSRNLPIKLSFNNQDSMEKLAGRISTQIETDSLSLLKAMKDSAFLSKYEFNNATALGMYLPNSYEFFWNTSAEQFRARMLKEYNRFWTAARNDKAKAIGLKRDQVIALASIVYEESKQASEQPRIAGVYMNRIRIGMPLQADPTLKFAAYQLPEYKNTIIKRVLNIHKDIVSPYNTYKNLGLPPGLIAMPDISAIDAVLNYEKHQYLYFAADAKRFGFHKFAKTLSQHNVNAREYHQYLSSQGINK